The following are encoded in a window of Desulfomicrobium escambiense DSM 10707 genomic DNA:
- a CDS encoding HD domain-containing phosphohydrolase, which produces MGVAIISLILTALLAWVAWTVRVKQGELQEQVHERLELLANSRAEVFGTWLSGLVQQTDKLISSDLFRLYATDMDLIDVDPSFLITGIIPEGKNYDHLAQLTDQFPLMHQTFADFTSFAGFLSGRIVHRSGQSYIGSDNRMVPLSPVQSGLIKKTFAYPMPHFAPLRQTDNGMVIDMFVPILSTAEDNGTKKAVAVVMLTKSAGTTVTALVSNTPLSAKGERTRLMQLTESGFQEIVPWKPEGAVALAAAPELQSDRSLGFAKRDSLGGQTPVFSLGIKVPDLDLWMVQEVDVQDATKSLQDYTRISVLIAGLIAMVLSLLFGAIWWRTLGQNQKRIAGEFQHLAQELEQQRNFLDSINDTIPDFIAVKNLSGNYTYANPALADGVGRPEEEVLGLDDIALFGFDTGKRLEQSDDQALKTGRPVTFTERIFLKSQEHYFQITKVMLKEDSGAPTGIVSVFRDITSMVKAEERKRQAISQTVEALVKAIEFTDPYLAGHSILMRDVASLLAETLKLSPEDKATVEIASHLSQIGKIFIDKSLLTKVDQLTEDEKQRVQKHVEHAGDILRQIDFELPVYEAVYQMNERLDGSGYPKGLQDREISLQARVLSVANSFCAMIRPRSYRPAMSTDQTLEIMRASAGSYDPQVLDALQSALGTARGGRVLEKAMECAVVCS; this is translated from the coding sequence ATGGGTGTCGCGATCATCTCGCTGATCCTCACGGCCCTGCTGGCATGGGTGGCCTGGACCGTCAGGGTCAAGCAGGGAGAACTGCAGGAGCAAGTCCATGAACGCCTGGAGCTTCTGGCCAACAGCCGCGCGGAAGTCTTCGGCACCTGGCTGTCGGGGCTGGTGCAGCAGACGGACAAGCTCATCTCGTCGGACCTGTTCCGGCTGTACGCCACGGACATGGACCTCATCGACGTGGACCCGAGCTTCCTGATCACCGGCATCATCCCCGAGGGCAAGAACTACGACCACTTGGCCCAGCTCACGGACCAGTTCCCCCTCATGCACCAGACCTTCGCCGACTTCACGTCCTTCGCCGGCTTCCTGTCCGGGCGCATCGTGCACCGCAGCGGCCAGTCCTACATCGGCTCGGACAACCGCATGGTCCCGCTCTCGCCGGTCCAGTCCGGCCTGATCAAGAAGACCTTCGCCTATCCCATGCCTCACTTCGCGCCCCTGCGGCAGACGGACAACGGCATGGTCATCGACATGTTCGTGCCCATCCTGTCCACGGCCGAGGACAACGGGACCAAGAAGGCCGTGGCTGTGGTCATGCTGACCAAGAGCGCGGGCACGACCGTCACCGCCCTGGTTTCCAACACGCCGCTGTCGGCCAAAGGCGAACGCACGCGGCTCATGCAGCTGACCGAGTCCGGATTCCAGGAGATCGTGCCTTGGAAGCCCGAGGGAGCGGTGGCTCTGGCCGCTGCGCCCGAACTGCAGTCGGACCGGAGCCTCGGGTTCGCCAAGCGTGACAGCCTGGGCGGGCAGACTCCCGTCTTCTCCCTCGGGATCAAGGTTCCCGACCTCGACCTGTGGATGGTGCAGGAAGTGGACGTGCAGGACGCGACCAAGAGCCTGCAGGACTACACGCGCATCTCCGTGCTCATCGCCGGGCTCATCGCCATGGTGCTGAGCCTGCTCTTCGGCGCCATCTGGTGGCGCACCCTGGGCCAGAACCAGAAGCGCATCGCCGGGGAATTCCAGCACCTGGCCCAGGAGCTCGAACAGCAGCGCAACTTCCTGGACTCCATCAACGACACCATCCCGGACTTCATCGCGGTGAAGAACCTGAGCGGCAACTACACCTACGCCAACCCGGCCCTGGCCGACGGCGTGGGACGGCCCGAGGAGGAGGTCCTGGGCCTCGACGACATCGCCCTGTTCGGCTTCGACACGGGCAAGCGCCTGGAACAGTCCGACGACCAGGCCCTCAAGACGGGCCGGCCCGTGACCTTCACCGAACGCATCTTCCTGAAGTCGCAGGAGCACTATTTCCAGATCACCAAGGTCATGCTCAAGGAGGACTCGGGCGCGCCCACGGGCATCGTGTCCGTGTTCCGCGACATCACGAGCATGGTCAAGGCCGAGGAGCGCAAGCGCCAGGCCATCTCCCAGACGGTTGAGGCCCTGGTCAAGGCCATCGAGTTCACGGACCCGTACCTCGCCGGCCACTCGATCCTGATGCGCGACGTGGCGTCCCTGCTGGCCGAGACCCTGAAGCTCTCGCCCGAGGACAAGGCCACGGTGGAGATCGCGTCCCACCTCTCCCAGATCGGCAAGATCTTCATCGACAAGTCGCTGTTGACCAAGGTGGACCAGCTCACGGAAGATGAGAAGCAGAGGGTCCAGAAGCACGTGGAGCACGCCGGGGACATCCTGCGTCAGATCGATTTCGAGCTGCCCGTCTACGAGGCCGTCTACCAGATGAACGAACGCCTGGACGGCAGCGGCTACCCCAAGGGTCTGCAGGACCGGGAAATCAGCCTCCAGGCCCGGGTCCTGAGCGTGGCCAACAGTTTCTGCGCCATGATCCGCCCCCGGTCCTACCGCCCGGCCATGAGCACGGACCAGACCCTGGAGATCATGCGCGCCTCTGCGGGAAGCTACGACCCGCAGGTCCTGGACGCCCTGCAGTCGGCCCTGGGCACGGCCCGCGGCGGCCGGGTGCTGGAAAAGGCCATGGAGTGCGCGGTGGTCTGCTCCTAG